In Kangiella profundi, one DNA window encodes the following:
- a CDS encoding glycine C-acetyltransferase, which translates to MNQEFLKHIQQNIDEVKEAGLYKKERVIDSQQAADIHVTTGESVLNFCANNYLGLANSPELIKAGQEALDHYGYGMASVRFICGTQDVHKELEKRISDFLGMEDTILYSSCFDANGGLFETLLDPEDAVISDALNHASIIDGVRLCKAKRYRYANNDMADLEKQLQQADADGARYKLIVTDGVFSMDGIIADLKSVCDLADKYNALVMVDDSHAVGFIGEKGKGSHEFCDVMGRVDIITGTLGKALGGASGGYTAASKEVVEWLRQRSRPYLFSNTLAPVIAAASLKVLDMLENGDELRKKLRRNSEYFREKMTALGFELVPGEHPIIPVMLGDAALASKFADMMLQEGIYVIGFSFPVVPKGQARIRTQMSAAHDIAHIDRAIAAFEKVGKELGVIS; encoded by the coding sequence ATGAATCAAGAATTTCTCAAGCATATTCAGCAAAACATTGACGAAGTTAAGGAAGCCGGTCTCTATAAGAAAGAAAGGGTCATCGACTCACAACAGGCCGCCGATATTCATGTCACAACAGGTGAGAGTGTTCTCAATTTTTGCGCCAATAACTATCTTGGTTTGGCTAACAGTCCTGAGCTGATTAAGGCTGGTCAGGAAGCGCTGGACCATTATGGTTACGGCATGGCTTCCGTACGCTTTATCTGTGGTACGCAAGATGTGCATAAAGAACTGGAAAAGCGTATAAGCGATTTTCTAGGTATGGAAGATACGATTCTTTATTCTTCCTGTTTTGATGCCAATGGTGGTTTGTTTGAAACCTTATTGGATCCGGAAGATGCGGTCATTTCTGATGCATTGAATCATGCTTCGATTATCGACGGTGTTCGTTTATGTAAAGCAAAGCGTTACCGCTATGCCAATAACGACATGGCCGATCTTGAAAAGCAATTGCAACAGGCAGATGCCGATGGCGCACGCTATAAGCTGATTGTAACTGATGGGGTATTCTCAATGGACGGCATCATTGCCGACCTTAAGTCAGTCTGTGACTTGGCCGATAAATACAATGCGTTAGTTATGGTTGATGATTCACATGCGGTGGGCTTTATTGGTGAGAAAGGTAAAGGCTCACATGAGTTCTGTGATGTGATGGGTCGCGTGGACATTATTACTGGTACTTTAGGTAAAGCACTTGGTGGCGCATCCGGTGGTTACACCGCAGCCAGCAAAGAAGTCGTTGAATGGTTACGTCAGCGTTCACGTCCGTATTTATTCTCAAATACTTTGGCGCCAGTGATTGCCGCCGCCAGTCTGAAAGTTCTGGATATGCTGGAAAATGGCGATGAGTTACGCAAGAAACTGCGTCGTAACAGTGAATACTTCCGCGAAAAAATGACCGCTTTAGGTTTTGAATTGGTGCCAGGCGAACATCCTATTATCCCAGTGATGCTTGGTGATGCCGCATTAGCCAGCAAGTTTGCTGACATGATGTTGCAAGAAGGCATCTATGTTATCGGTTTCTCTTTCCCGGTTGTACCAAAAGGGCAGGCCCGTATTCGTACGCAAATGTCAGCCGCCCACGATATCGCACATATTGATCGCGCCATTGCCGCTTTTGAAAAAGTGGGTAAAGAGCTTGGCGTAATTAGCTAA